From one Nonomuraea polychroma genomic stretch:
- a CDS encoding MarR family winged helix-turn-helix transcriptional regulator produces the protein MSTLMRHVHEMMDGAIAEIYADLGMPEYRPRFSPVVRTLVAQGPMAIRDLAEIIGVTHSAASQTVIQMRRHGFVTLEKGADARQRIVHLTPKARAALPAIEAEWAATEQAMRELDEELPVPLADMLRAMVEALERRPFRARVEGQMRLDLLGTG, from the coding sequence ATGAGCACGTTGATGCGCCACGTTCACGAGATGATGGACGGTGCCATCGCCGAGATCTACGCGGATCTCGGCATGCCCGAATACCGGCCGCGCTTCTCCCCTGTGGTGCGCACGCTGGTGGCCCAGGGGCCGATGGCCATTCGCGACCTGGCCGAGATCATCGGCGTGACCCACTCGGCAGCCAGCCAGACGGTGATCCAGATGCGTCGCCACGGCTTCGTCACCCTGGAGAAGGGCGCGGACGCCCGGCAACGCATCGTCCACCTCACTCCGAAGGCCCGCGCCGCACTGCCCGCGATCGAGGCCGAGTGGGCAGCGACGGAGCAGGCGATGCGGGAGTTGGACGAGGAACTGCCGGTGCCGCTGGCCGACATGTTGCGGGCCATGGTGGAGGCGCTGGAACGTCGGCCGTTCCGTGCCCGCGTTGAAGGACAGATGCGGCTAGATCTGCTCGGCACCGGCTGA
- a CDS encoding ATP-binding protein has protein sequence MSKREAEVLALIGAQLSNAEIADHLHLSVRTVENHVSSLLRKCGVANRRELSRLALQGSAEQRGIAGLPAPLTTFIGRETERERLLEALRAARLVTLVGPGGVGKTRLATEVAGAAQGSFASGGAFVDLVPVGEAYVAQAVAAALGVTERPDQHLQEAIAERLGDGEALLILDNCEHVIDTVAQFAERTLSRCPRTRILATSRERLGVPGERVLPLSPFSLAAATAAPVPLTSHAELLFLDRAAAADPGFTADPATLTLLCARLDGMPLAIELAAARVAALGTDGLLAGLDDHLRLLAGGRGVDERHRSLRAVIGWSHQLLDEEERALFRRLAVFAGSFDLDAVVAVTPDVARSQAADVLGRLADKNLITLHRRPGPTRWRLLETVRAYAAERLAADGETETTRKLHLEWAVSAATTLEAALGGQLTGKWRNDFDTVADDLRSALAGAPHGAGTAPHRLARALGHLTYARRFLLEALGHFDTAARRAPTPQEAVADLRAAADCTFAIGDAGQQPYELLLEAADRMRETGDGDLTAITLAFAVSTACRHHAGFEERVPYARKLEFLAEARAAGDTANPTVAAHLAIASALMASEDESLADAPASFGPVADGNGDWAEPEPVPDGNGDWAEPEPVATAVEVARATGDPVLISAALDAATVAALRRGRRRHARRVTSERLSLLESLPRHALVACPEIVDIYRMALHGALSVGDLPAALDVARRAMDDDLVGGSYVAAAQLITPLVLTGRFDEALTLDAAVWDGWLRAGRPFGAQLRAPVAALSLAAGLRGDDDTARLWRSRALNPPDPQRYGRFMAFVDARLALHHERYEAAGELVEAAVIGHSTSATAPYREAIAAELAVAAGLPGAADRLAATDPGENDWAAACLARARGRLSGDEDELRKAVAGWERIDARFERACTLLLLPGRADEAIHELGELGCTAALK, from the coding sequence GTGTCCAAGCGTGAGGCAGAGGTGCTGGCCTTGATCGGCGCGCAGTTGTCCAACGCGGAGATCGCCGATCACCTGCACCTGTCGGTCCGCACGGTTGAGAACCACGTGTCGTCGCTGCTGCGCAAATGCGGGGTCGCCAACCGGCGGGAGCTCAGCAGACTGGCCCTGCAGGGGTCGGCCGAGCAGCGCGGCATCGCCGGCCTGCCCGCGCCGCTCACCACGTTCATCGGCCGCGAAACAGAGCGGGAGCGGCTGCTGGAGGCGCTGCGGGCCGCCCGACTGGTGACGCTGGTGGGTCCGGGCGGCGTCGGCAAGACACGGCTGGCGACCGAGGTGGCCGGCGCCGCCCAGGGCTCCTTCGCTTCGGGAGGGGCGTTCGTCGACCTGGTGCCCGTGGGTGAGGCATACGTTGCCCAGGCGGTGGCCGCCGCACTGGGCGTCACCGAACGTCCGGACCAGCACCTGCAAGAGGCCATCGCCGAACGGCTGGGCGACGGGGAGGCGCTGCTGATCCTCGACAACTGCGAGCACGTGATCGACACCGTCGCCCAGTTCGCCGAGCGGACGCTCAGCCGCTGTCCCCGCACCCGGATCCTGGCCACCAGCAGGGAACGCCTCGGCGTGCCCGGCGAACGCGTCCTCCCGCTGTCACCCTTCTCCCTGGCTGCGGCCACGGCTGCCCCGGTGCCGCTAACCTCCCATGCCGAGCTGCTGTTCCTCGACCGCGCCGCCGCGGCGGATCCGGGTTTCACCGCCGACCCCGCCACGCTCACGTTGCTGTGCGCGCGGCTCGACGGCATGCCGCTGGCCATCGAACTGGCCGCGGCCAGAGTTGCCGCCCTGGGGACCGATGGCCTCCTCGCCGGCCTGGACGACCACCTGCGCCTGCTGGCCGGCGGCCGGGGCGTCGACGAGCGGCACCGTTCGCTGCGCGCGGTCATCGGGTGGAGCCACCAACTGCTGGACGAGGAGGAGCGGGCGCTATTCCGGCGGCTGGCCGTCTTCGCCGGTTCGTTCGACCTGGACGCCGTCGTGGCCGTCACCCCCGACGTGGCTAGGAGCCAGGCGGCCGATGTACTCGGCCGCCTGGCGGACAAGAATCTGATCACTCTGCATCGCCGCCCGGGCCCGACCCGGTGGAGGTTGCTGGAGACCGTGCGCGCGTACGCTGCCGAGCGGCTCGCCGCCGACGGCGAGACGGAAACAACCAGGAAACTCCACCTCGAATGGGCCGTAAGCGCAGCGACGACACTGGAGGCCGCACTTGGCGGGCAGCTGACCGGCAAGTGGCGGAACGACTTCGACACCGTGGCCGACGACCTGCGCTCCGCGCTGGCCGGCGCGCCGCATGGGGCAGGAACCGCGCCGCACCGGCTGGCCAGGGCACTCGGCCACCTGACGTACGCGAGAAGGTTTCTCCTGGAGGCGCTCGGCCACTTCGATACGGCGGCGCGGCGGGCGCCGACTCCCCAGGAGGCGGTCGCCGACTTGCGCGCAGCCGCCGATTGCACCTTCGCGATCGGTGACGCCGGGCAGCAGCCCTACGAGCTGCTGCTCGAAGCCGCCGACCGGATGCGCGAGACGGGTGACGGCGACCTGACGGCGATCACGCTGGCCTTCGCCGTCAGCACCGCCTGCCGCCACCACGCCGGCTTCGAGGAGAGAGTGCCGTACGCGCGGAAACTCGAGTTCCTGGCGGAGGCACGAGCCGCCGGCGACACAGCGAACCCGACGGTGGCGGCGCACCTGGCGATCGCGTCGGCCTTGATGGCGAGCGAGGACGAATCCTTAGCCGACGCCCCGGCGTCATTCGGGCCGGTCGCAGACGGGAACGGCGACTGGGCGGAACCTGAGCCGGTCCCGGATGGGAACGGCGACTGGGCGGAACCTGAGCCGGTCGCGACCGCGGTGGAGGTGGCACGGGCGACAGGGGACCCGGTGCTCATCAGCGCGGCACTGGACGCCGCGACCGTCGCCGCACTCCGGAGAGGGCGCCGACGCCACGCGAGGCGAGTCACCAGCGAGCGCCTGTCCCTGCTGGAGAGCCTGCCACGGCACGCCCTCGTCGCGTGCCCCGAGATCGTGGACATCTACAGGATGGCGTTGCACGGCGCTCTCAGCGTGGGAGATCTCCCCGCCGCCCTGGACGTCGCACGCCGGGCGATGGACGACGACCTGGTGGGCGGCTCCTACGTGGCGGCCGCCCAGCTGATCACACCGCTGGTGCTCACCGGCCGGTTCGACGAGGCGCTGACCCTGGACGCCGCGGTGTGGGACGGCTGGTTACGGGCGGGTCGGCCGTTCGGCGCACAGCTCCGCGCCCCGGTCGCGGCCCTGTCGCTCGCCGCAGGACTACGCGGCGACGACGACACCGCGAGGCTGTGGCGGTCGCGGGCACTCAACCCACCCGACCCGCAACGCTACGGCCGCTTCATGGCGTTCGTCGACGCCAGGCTGGCGCTGCACCACGAACGGTACGAGGCGGCGGGCGAACTCGTCGAGGCCGCCGTGATCGGCCACTCGACTTCGGCCACAGCGCCGTACCGGGAGGCGATCGCGGCGGAGCTGGCGGTGGCCGCCGGCCTCCCAGGAGCGGCCGACCGGCTGGCCGCCACGGATCCGGGCGAGAACGACTGGGCCGCCGCCTGCCTAGCTCGCGCCCGGGGCCGCCTGTCCGGGGACGAAGACGAGCTGCGCAAGGCCGTGGCGGGATGGGAGCGGATCGACGCCCGTTTCGAACGCGCCTGCACCCTGCTCCTCCTGCCTGGCCGGGCGGACGAGGCCATCCACGAACTGGGCGAGCTGGGCTGCACCGCGGCGCTCAAGTAG
- a CDS encoding dihydrofolate reductase family protein, with amino-acid sequence MGRVVLSIFTTVDGVIENPHEWTFQFVSPDAMKAGLDQIRAADALLLGRVTYDGFAAAWPSMTDEAGYADRMNSLPKYVITTTLDKGDWNNTTVIRDNPAQRIAQLKKEIEGDILIFGSAALVRWLLREQLIDELRLVTYPVVAGKGARLFDESVDSTVLRLTASQAFSSGVLALTYEPTGEGLMNPAAAREAATAMAED; translated from the coding sequence ATGGGACGAGTCGTTCTCTCCATCTTCACCACCGTCGACGGCGTCATCGAGAACCCGCACGAGTGGACCTTCCAGTTCGTCAGCCCGGATGCCATGAAGGCGGGGCTCGACCAGATTCGCGCCGCGGACGCGCTGCTGCTCGGCCGGGTAACCTACGACGGCTTCGCCGCAGCCTGGCCGAGCATGACCGATGAGGCCGGCTACGCCGACAGGATGAACTCCCTGCCCAAGTACGTCATCACGACGACCCTGGACAAGGGCGATTGGAACAACACCACCGTCATCCGCGACAACCCGGCCCAGCGGATCGCGCAGCTCAAGAAGGAGATCGAGGGCGACATCCTGATCTTCGGCAGCGCCGCTCTGGTCCGGTGGCTGCTGCGTGAGCAGCTCATCGACGAGCTGCGCCTGGTCACGTACCCGGTCGTGGCCGGCAAGGGCGCGCGGCTGTTCGACGAGTCGGTGGACTCCACGGTCCTCCGCCTGACTGCGTCGCAGGCCTTCTCTTCAGGAGTCCTGGCTCTGACCTACGAGCCGACCGGTGAAGGACTGATGAACCCCGCAGCAGCACGGGAGGCGGCGACGGCGATGGCCGAGGATTGA
- a CDS encoding SLATT domain-containing protein, translated as MRHTSGPGTAAALGARILILLTTAATTLAAALQAPAWVTAGLGAIALTFVGLRRIFDWHENRLSFSSARAKLGRTIHAYRLLPEERRSEAAKSALVVQVDDIVMAETTAWTEHRRTMRDGEQTP; from the coding sequence GTGCGCCACACATCGGGACCGGGCACGGCGGCTGCACTTGGGGCACGGATCCTCATCCTGCTGACGACGGCCGCCACCACGCTGGCAGCCGCTCTCCAGGCGCCGGCGTGGGTGACGGCGGGCCTGGGCGCTATTGCGCTTACCTTCGTCGGTCTGCGGAGAATCTTCGACTGGCACGAGAACCGGCTGTCCTTTTCGAGCGCGCGGGCGAAGCTCGGGAGGACGATCCATGCCTACCGGCTGTTACCGGAAGAGCGCCGGAGCGAAGCGGCGAAATCAGCACTGGTGGTACAGGTCGATGACATCGTCATGGCCGAAACGACGGCATGGACGGAGCATCGGAGAACTATGAGAGATGGTGAACAAACTCCCTAG
- a CDS encoding GNAT family N-acetyltransferase: MDDEGDTAAVNEIILRAAEPGEADALTALTRRSKAYWGYPQAMLDRWAEMLTISSATIRDGRVVVAERDGVLAGYYHISGEPPHGELADLFLEPEVIGTGLGRKLWEHAVESACSAGFHTLTLESDPHAEAFYLRMGAERVGEREVAPGRWLPILRATVNMPAS; encoded by the coding sequence ATGGACGATGAGGGCGATACTGCGGCGGTGAACGAGATCATATTGCGAGCTGCCGAGCCGGGTGAAGCGGACGCGCTCACCGCGCTTACTCGGCGTTCAAAGGCGTACTGGGGTTACCCGCAGGCGATGCTTGACCGGTGGGCGGAGATGCTGACGATAAGCTCCGCCACCATTCGTGACGGTCGTGTCGTCGTCGCGGAGCGGGACGGCGTGCTGGCGGGTTACTACCACATCTCTGGCGAACCCCCGCACGGCGAACTCGCGGACCTCTTCCTCGAACCTGAGGTTATCGGCACCGGTCTGGGGCGTAAGCTCTGGGAACACGCCGTCGAATCGGCGTGCAGCGCTGGCTTTCATACCCTGACCCTCGAGTCCGACCCGCACGCCGAAGCGTTTTACCTGCGGATGGGGGCTGAGCGCGTCGGGGAACGAGAGGTCGCTCCCGGCCGATGGCTACCCATCTTGAGAGCCACGGTGAACATGCCCGCCAGCTGA
- a CDS encoding PadR family transcriptional regulator, translating to MGKQMTEMLKGTLEGIVLAILSGRPAYGYEITAWLRDQGFSDIAEGTIYALLVRIEQRGLVDVEKVPSEKGPPRKVYSLNAQGREYLEEFWRTWSFLAERLEQLREGGN from the coding sequence ATGGGCAAGCAGATGACCGAGATGCTCAAGGGAACGCTGGAGGGCATCGTCCTGGCGATCCTGTCCGGCCGGCCCGCCTACGGCTACGAGATCACGGCGTGGCTGCGGGATCAGGGCTTCTCCGACATCGCCGAGGGCACCATCTACGCGCTGCTGGTCAGGATCGAGCAGCGCGGCCTCGTCGACGTGGAGAAAGTCCCGTCCGAGAAGGGGCCGCCGCGCAAGGTGTACTCCCTCAACGCTCAAGGACGGGAGTACCTCGAAGAGTTCTGGAGGACCTGGAGCTTCCTCGCAGAACGGCTCGAACAGCTCCGCGAAGGAGGTAACTAG
- a CDS encoding DUF1048 domain-containing protein encodes MATESGQPKSRFLHYLEIITGSLEDKRRYRQYKARIKQLPENYRTAVEALERYLMHFGPADGAGAMAMFEDLADLFEQSAADGTPIRDIFGEDPVEFVEAFMANYPIGQYRARERNRFTSAIGRAAGEDTARKDRTD; translated from the coding sequence ATGGCCACAGAGTCAGGCCAGCCGAAGAGCCGCTTCCTGCATTACCTGGAGATCATCACCGGCTCGCTCGAGGACAAGCGGCGCTACCGGCAGTACAAGGCGCGCATCAAGCAGCTTCCCGAGAACTACCGCACGGCGGTCGAAGCGCTGGAGCGGTACCTGATGCACTTCGGGCCGGCGGACGGCGCCGGCGCGATGGCGATGTTCGAAGACCTCGCCGATCTCTTCGAACAGAGCGCGGCCGACGGCACCCCGATCCGCGACATCTTCGGGGAAGACCCCGTGGAGTTCGTGGAGGCGTTCATGGCCAACTACCCGATCGGGCAGTACAGAGCCCGGGAGCGGAACCGCTTCACCAGCGCCATCGGGCGCGCCGCCGGCGAAGACACCGCAAGAAAGGACAGGACAGACTGA
- a CDS encoding ABC transporter ATP-binding protein: MTTQQAPAIQVQGLEKSYKEVRVLRGVDFTVARGSIFALLGSNGAGKTTAVKILSTLLKADAGTARVNGFDVAAQAADVRESISLTGQFAAVDEILSGRENLVLVARLRHLKNPGKIADDLLERFSLTDAGARKVSTYSGGMRRRLDIAMSLIGNPPVVFLDEPTTGLDPQARIEVWQAVRELAAQGTTVLLTTQYLDEAEQLADRIAILHEGRIIVNGTLAELKQLLPPAKVEYVEKQPTLEDVFLSLVGADGGKDGDAGKHASRYASKEQR; the protein is encoded by the coding sequence ATGACGACACAGCAAGCCCCGGCGATCCAGGTGCAGGGCCTGGAGAAGTCGTACAAGGAGGTGCGGGTACTGCGCGGCGTGGACTTCACCGTGGCGCGGGGCAGCATCTTCGCCCTGCTCGGCTCGAACGGGGCGGGCAAGACCACGGCCGTGAAGATCCTGTCCACGCTGCTCAAGGCCGACGCGGGGACGGCCCGCGTGAACGGCTTCGACGTCGCCGCGCAGGCGGCGGACGTGCGGGAGTCCATCAGCCTCACCGGACAGTTCGCCGCCGTCGATGAGATCCTCAGCGGGCGGGAGAACCTCGTGCTGGTCGCCCGGTTACGGCATCTCAAGAACCCCGGCAAGATCGCCGATGACCTGCTCGAGCGTTTCTCGCTGACCGACGCGGGCGCGCGGAAGGTGTCGACGTATTCGGGTGGCATGCGCCGCCGCCTCGACATCGCGATGAGCCTCATCGGCAACCCGCCGGTCGTCTTCCTCGACGAGCCGACGACCGGGCTCGACCCCCAGGCGCGCATCGAGGTCTGGCAGGCCGTCAGGGAGCTCGCCGCCCAGGGCACAACGGTGCTGCTCACGACGCAGTACCTGGACGAGGCCGAACAACTCGCCGACCGGATCGCGATCCTCCACGAGGGCCGGATCATCGTCAACGGCACCCTCGCCGAGCTCAAGCAGCTACTCCCGCCCGCGAAGGTCGAATACGTCGAGAAGCAACCGACCCTGGAGGACGTCTTCCTCTCGCTCGTCGGTGCCGACGGAGGCAAGGACGGCGACGCCGGCAAACACGCATCTCGGTACGCAAGTAAGGAACAACGATGA
- a CDS encoding ABC transporter permease, producing MSKHFFGDTAVLLGRSLSHITRSVDTIVTTAIMPIAMMLMFVYVFGGAINTESVSYVNYLLPGILLITVASGIAYTAFRLFMDMKGGIFERFQSMPIARSSVLWAHVLTSLVANLISLVVVVLVALLMGFRSGAGVLAWLAVAGILILFTLALTWIAVIPGLTAKSVDGASAFSYPLIFLPFLSSAFVPTDTMPGPLRVFAEHQPVTSIVNAIRNLFSQQPVGTDIWIALAWCVGILIVAYVFAMNTYRRKIS from the coding sequence ATGAGCAAGCATTTCTTCGGCGACACCGCCGTCCTACTGGGACGCTCCCTGAGCCACATCACCCGCAGCGTGGACACCATCGTCACGACCGCGATCATGCCGATCGCCATGATGCTGATGTTCGTCTACGTGTTCGGCGGCGCGATCAACACCGAGTCGGTTTCGTATGTGAACTACCTGCTGCCCGGCATTCTGTTGATCACGGTCGCCTCGGGCATCGCCTACACCGCATTCCGGCTGTTCATGGACATGAAGGGCGGCATCTTCGAGCGCTTCCAGTCCATGCCGATCGCGCGCTCGTCGGTGCTGTGGGCGCACGTGCTGACCTCGCTGGTCGCCAATCTGATCTCGCTCGTGGTCGTCGTGCTCGTCGCCCTGCTCATGGGCTTCCGCTCGGGGGCGGGAGTGCTGGCATGGCTCGCGGTCGCCGGCATCCTGATCCTGTTCACTCTGGCGCTGACCTGGATCGCCGTCATCCCCGGTCTCACCGCGAAGTCCGTGGACGGCGCGAGCGCGTTCTCCTACCCGCTCATCTTCCTGCCCTTCCTCAGCTCGGCGTTCGTGCCCACCGACACCATGCCCGGCCCGCTGCGCGTCTTCGCCGAGCACCAGCCGGTGACCTCTATCGTCAACGCCATTCGCAACCTGTTCAGCCAGCAGCCGGTCGGCACCGACATCTGGATCGCCCTCGCCTGGTGTGTCGGCATCCTCATCGTCGCGTACGTCTTCGCCATGAACACCTACCGCCGCAAGATCTCCTAG
- a CDS encoding cytochrome P450, translating to MTESLHTVTTMPTARQPGCPFDPPAELIDAREHSPISRFPFPDGHQGWLVTGYDLVRSVLADPRFSSRRELMRHHPLIDYGDIEVPPAPPGEFLLMDEPQHSRYRKPLVGKFTVRRMRQLTERVEQITAEHLDAMEKAGPPTDLVTAFAKPIPAIVICELLGVPYEDRGFFQENIDKFLGGEVSDEELMTAYTATQQYLAELVAAKRANPTDDVLSDLLDSDLTDEELQGMALILLSAGFDTTANMLALGTFALLQNPDQLAALRAEPALTDQAVEELLRYLSVAKQFFRVALEDIELGGHTITGGTTVILSLHTANRDPDRFPNPHVLDVRRQDGGHLAFSHGIHQCLGQQLARVEMRVALPALLNRFPTLRLAVPAEEVALRPETADIYGVKSLPVTWDA from the coding sequence ATGACTGAATCCCTCCACACCGTCACGACGATGCCGACGGCGCGTCAGCCCGGCTGTCCCTTCGACCCGCCGGCAGAGCTGATCGACGCCCGCGAGCACAGCCCGATCAGCCGCTTTCCCTTCCCCGACGGACACCAGGGCTGGCTGGTCACCGGCTACGACCTGGTCCGGTCGGTCCTGGCCGACCCTCGGTTCAGCTCGCGCAGGGAGCTCATGCGCCACCACCCGCTGATCGACTACGGCGACATCGAGGTCCCCCCGGCACCGCCTGGCGAGTTCCTGCTCATGGACGAGCCTCAGCACAGCCGCTACCGCAAACCGCTGGTGGGCAAGTTCACCGTACGGCGGATGCGGCAGCTCACCGAACGCGTCGAACAGATCACCGCCGAGCACCTGGACGCCATGGAGAAAGCCGGCCCGCCGACCGACCTGGTGACCGCGTTCGCCAAGCCGATCCCCGCCATCGTGATCTGCGAGCTGCTGGGGGTGCCGTACGAGGACCGGGGCTTCTTCCAGGAGAACATCGACAAGTTCCTCGGCGGAGAGGTCAGCGACGAGGAGCTGATGACGGCCTACACCGCGACCCAGCAGTACCTCGCCGAGCTGGTGGCCGCCAAGCGCGCGAACCCCACCGACGACGTGCTCAGCGACCTGCTCGACAGCGACCTGACCGACGAGGAGCTGCAGGGGATGGCCCTGATCCTGCTGTCGGCCGGGTTCGACACCACCGCGAACATGCTGGCGCTGGGCACCTTCGCGCTGCTGCAAAACCCGGACCAGCTTGCCGCGCTGCGCGCCGAGCCCGCGCTCACTGACCAGGCCGTGGAAGAGCTGCTGCGGTATCTGAGCGTCGCCAAGCAGTTCTTCCGGGTCGCGCTGGAGGACATCGAGCTGGGCGGCCACACCATCACGGGCGGCACGACGGTCATCCTGTCTCTCCACACCGCCAACCGCGACCCCGACCGCTTCCCCAACCCCCACGTGCTCGACGTGCGCAGGCAGGACGGCGGACACCTGGCCTTCAGCCACGGCATCCACCAGTGCCTGGGCCAGCAGCTCGCCCGCGTCGAGATGCGCGTCGCGCTCCCCGCGCTGCTCAATCGCTTCCCCACGCTGCGCCTGGCCGTACCCGCCGAAGAGGTCGCCCTGCGCCCGGAGACCGCCGACATCTACGGGGTGAAGAGCCTCCCGGTCACCTGGGACGCGTGA
- a CDS encoding SDR family oxidoreductase, which translates to MDLSTSTVLVTGANRGFGRALAAELLGRGASVYAGARNPDHVDLPGAKPIALDVTDPASVAAAAQATGDVTVLINNAGSATGSDLLAGDLDDIRLEMDTHYFGTLSVIRGFAPQIAGNGGGAILNVLSGLSWVSFPEIGAYCAAKSAQWSLTNALRVQLADQGIRVAGLHVGYMDTDMARTVTAAKSDPADIARIAVDGIATGAYEILADDVSRQAQAALALGVTALYPQLA; encoded by the coding sequence ATGGATCTGTCCACCAGCACCGTTCTTGTCACCGGAGCCAACCGGGGGTTCGGCCGCGCGCTCGCCGCCGAGCTACTCGGCCGCGGCGCCTCCGTCTACGCCGGTGCCCGCAACCCCGACCACGTCGACCTGCCGGGCGCCAAGCCGATCGCGCTCGACGTCACCGACCCCGCCTCCGTGGCGGCCGCCGCCCAAGCCACAGGCGACGTGACGGTCCTGATCAACAACGCCGGCTCAGCCACCGGCAGCGACCTGCTCGCAGGCGACCTGGACGACATCCGCCTGGAGATGGACACCCACTATTTCGGTACTCTCTCGGTAATCCGCGGCTTCGCACCCCAGATCGCGGGCAACGGCGGCGGCGCGATCCTGAACGTCCTGTCCGGCCTGTCCTGGGTCAGCTTCCCGGAGATCGGCGCCTACTGCGCCGCCAAGTCCGCGCAGTGGTCGCTCACCAACGCCCTGCGCGTGCAGCTCGCCGACCAGGGCATCCGAGTGGCCGGACTGCACGTCGGCTACATGGACACCGACATGGCACGGACGGTCACCGCGGCCAAGTCCGACCCCGCCGACATCGCCCGGATCGCCGTCGACGGCATCGCCACCGGCGCCTACGAAATCCTCGCGGACGATGTCAGCCGCCAGGCACAGGCCGCGCTGGCCCTAGGCGTCACGGCGCTCTACCCGCAGCTGGCCTGA
- a CDS encoding alpha/beta fold hydrolase produces the protein MSTYMADAAENRYVEGPSARFTYRRMGQRRGVPLVLLHRFRGTIDWWDPAFLDYLAAEHDVIVFDNVGIGYTTGEPRDSLEGFAEGAIEFIEALGLAQADLLGWSLGGIVAQHVALRRPELVRKLIVAGSSPAAWVPGAPPMSEKVLGIMSKPDGGDLDDATYLFYPETDAGRAAAREHFAHVSTRLAAGGPDISEAAAKGLLTAVAKLLERPFDQARAELEAIKHPVLYANGLHDVMLPAHASYVAVQHLDSATLILYSDAGHAFLFQHAETFATEVTNFLAA, from the coding sequence ATGAGCACGTATATGGCAGACGCAGCCGAGAACCGTTATGTAGAAGGTCCCTCCGCCCGGTTCACCTACCGGCGGATGGGACAACGGCGCGGTGTCCCGCTGGTCCTGCTGCACCGCTTCCGCGGCACCATCGACTGGTGGGACCCGGCGTTCCTGGACTACCTGGCCGCCGAGCACGACGTGATCGTGTTCGACAATGTCGGGATCGGCTACACCACCGGCGAGCCGCGCGACTCCTTGGAGGGATTCGCCGAGGGCGCCATCGAGTTCATCGAGGCACTCGGTCTTGCGCAGGCCGACCTGCTCGGCTGGTCGCTGGGTGGCATCGTGGCCCAGCACGTGGCCCTGCGACGCCCCGAGTTGGTGCGCAAGCTCATCGTGGCGGGCAGCAGCCCGGCCGCCTGGGTGCCCGGGGCGCCGCCCATGAGCGAGAAGGTCCTGGGCATCATGTCCAAGCCCGACGGCGGCGACCTGGACGACGCGACGTACCTGTTCTATCCCGAAACCGACGCGGGCCGCGCCGCCGCACGCGAGCATTTCGCCCACGTCTCGACCCGGCTTGCCGCCGGCGGCCCCGACATCTCCGAGGCAGCCGCCAAGGGCCTGCTCACCGCGGTGGCCAAGCTCCTGGAGCGCCCCTTCGACCAGGCGCGAGCAGAACTGGAAGCCATCAAGCACCCCGTCCTTTACGCCAACGGCCTGCACGACGTGATGCTCCCCGCACACGCTTCCTACGTCGCGGTCCAGCACCTCGACTCGGCCACCCTCATCCTCTACAGCGACGCCGGCCACGCCTTCCTGTTCCAGCACGCCGAAACGTTCGCCACCGAGGTGACCAACTTCCTCGCCGCCTGA